Proteins from a single region of Streptomyces spectabilis:
- a CDS encoding MFS transporter, with the protein MRLWSGTTASGLATWALPFVLGLAVLDRTIGAAALGLLLAARTAGFLVAVAVGGVLADRYSRRGVVLWAGLAAAAATPLLALGLGRSLALMVVAAVVAGAGQGACRPAFQALTAEVVDEDRRQAANAAMTLSVRATTLAGPSLTALLAVLLDTWALLLGIGLLWLVAALVPGPGRAGGTAAAAAGDRPSFRAEFGEGLREARRHPWFLAGLGALTTVIATGYSATGVALPLVSRDKYDTGVVLAAAMTAYTLGALGGALVVARWRPRAQGWTALAGLGLYGFAPLSLLLPVHWAVVVAAYAVAGVGIELFNVPWFTATQREVAPDKLARVSSLDFMLSYGLAPAGLALIAPAIETFGPRPVLAVCAALCFTAPALAALTPTTRDFTGVQARPAIEDKRDSATDQARPAIEDKRDSATDQARPAIEDKRDSAVG; encoded by the coding sequence CTGCGGCTCTGGTCGGGCACCACCGCGTCCGGGCTCGCCACCTGGGCGCTGCCCTTCGTCCTCGGGCTCGCCGTCCTCGACCGCACCATAGGTGCGGCCGCCCTCGGCCTGCTGCTCGCCGCCCGCACCGCGGGCTTCCTCGTCGCGGTCGCCGTCGGCGGCGTCCTCGCCGACCGGTACTCGCGGCGCGGCGTCGTGCTCTGGGCGGGCCTCGCCGCCGCGGCCGCGACGCCCCTCCTCGCGCTCGGGCTCGGCCGCTCGCTGGCCCTGATGGTCGTCGCGGCCGTGGTCGCGGGCGCCGGGCAGGGCGCGTGCCGCCCCGCCTTCCAGGCGCTGACCGCCGAGGTCGTCGACGAGGACCGGCGCCAGGCCGCCAACGCCGCGATGACCCTGTCCGTACGCGCCACCACGCTCGCCGGGCCCTCCCTCACCGCGCTGCTCGCCGTCCTCCTCGACACCTGGGCGCTGCTGCTCGGGATCGGGCTGCTGTGGCTGGTGGCGGCACTGGTGCCGGGCCCGGGCCGGGCGGGCGGGACGGCCGCGGCCGCCGCCGGTGACCGCCCCTCCTTCCGCGCGGAGTTCGGCGAGGGGCTGCGGGAGGCGCGGCGCCACCCCTGGTTCCTGGCCGGGCTCGGGGCGCTGACCACCGTCATCGCCACCGGCTACTCGGCGACCGGGGTGGCCCTGCCGCTGGTCAGCCGCGACAAGTACGACACCGGGGTGGTGCTCGCCGCCGCCATGACCGCGTACACGCTCGGGGCGCTCGGCGGCGCCCTCGTCGTCGCCCGCTGGCGGCCGCGCGCCCAGGGCTGGACCGCCCTCGCGGGCCTCGGCCTCTACGGCTTCGCACCGCTCAGCCTGCTCCTGCCGGTGCACTGGGCGGTCGTGGTGGCCGCGTACGCGGTGGCCGGGGTCGGGATCGAGCTGTTCAACGTGCCGTGGTTCACCGCCACGCAGCGGGAGGTCGCGCCCGACAAGCTCGCGCGGGTCTCCTCCCTCGACTTCATGCTGTCCTACGGCCTCGCGCCCGCGGGCCTCGCGCTGATCGCCCCGGCCATCGAGACCTTCGGCCCCCGCCCCGTCCTCGCGGTCTGCGCAGCCCTCTGCTTCACGGCCCCCGCCCTGGCGGCCCTGACCCCCACCACCCGCGACTTCACCGGAGTTCAAGCCCGTCCGGCGATCGAGGACAAGCGCGACAGCGCGACAGATCAAGCCCGTCCGGCGATCGAGGACAAGCGCGACAGCGCGACAGATCAAGCCCGTCCGGCGATTGAGGACAAGCGCGACAGCGCGGTGGGTTGA
- a CDS encoding rod shape-determining protein, translating into MTVSLEQLRRCHIGVDLGAARTRVFVKGAGLVVDEPSVAAVNTRTGALIAVGQFAEQMTGRTPAYIRVVRPVSGGTVVDIQMAQRMLRSLLGEKLRRTLRRKPRLRAAACTPHDADPLAQRATVETLVGLGARRVELVDTLIAAAVGCGLPVERAEATMIMVCGAATTQVAVLSLGSIVTAERIPVGGEAIDHAIVQHLRHQHELMLPSQSVRPLQLALSGNGLTPHGPESTEIHGRDVATGLARSVQVDTAAVRDAIHTPLTAVLDGIGKVLRDCPPDLVADLADRGIMMVGGSALLPGLDQMLRNATGMPVHIAERPDVCAVLGLGAMLEGKIQPLVLAPLTG; encoded by the coding sequence GTGACCGTCAGTCTGGAACAGCTGCGCCGCTGTCATATCGGCGTCGACCTGGGAGCGGCCCGCACGCGCGTGTTCGTGAAGGGGGCCGGGCTCGTCGTGGACGAGCCGAGCGTGGCCGCCGTGAACACGCGGACGGGCGCGCTCATCGCGGTCGGCCAGTTCGCGGAGCAGATGACGGGACGCACCCCCGCCTACATCCGCGTCGTACGCCCCGTGTCCGGCGGCACGGTCGTCGACATCCAGATGGCCCAGCGCATGCTGCGCAGCCTGCTCGGCGAGAAGCTGCGCCGCACCCTGCGCCGCAAGCCCCGCCTGCGCGCGGCCGCCTGCACCCCGCACGACGCGGACCCGCTGGCGCAGCGCGCCACCGTCGAGACCCTCGTGGGCCTGGGCGCGCGGCGCGTGGAGCTGGTGGACACGCTCATCGCGGCGGCGGTGGGCTGCGGCCTTCCGGTGGAACGCGCGGAAGCGACCATGATCATGGTGTGCGGCGCCGCGACCACGCAGGTCGCGGTCCTCTCCCTCGGCTCCATCGTGACGGCCGAGCGGATCCCGGTGGGCGGCGAGGCCATCGACCACGCGATCGTGCAGCACCTGCGCCACCAGCACGAGCTGATGCTGCCCTCGCAGTCGGTACGCCCCCTGCAACTCGCCCTCAGCGGCAACGGCCTGACCCCGCACGGCCCCGAGTCCACCGAGATCCACGGCAGGGACGTGGCGACGGGCCTGGCCCGCTCCGTCCAGGTCGACACGGCCGCCGTCCGCGACGCCATCCACACCCCGCTCACCGCCGTGCTCGACGGCATCGGCAAGGTGCTGCGCGACTGCCCGCCGGACCTCGTGGCCGACCTCGCCGACCGGGGCATCATGATGGTCGGCGGCAGCGCGCTGCTCCCCGGCCTCGACCAGATGCTGCGGAACGCCACGGGCATGCCGGTGCACATCGCGGAACGACCCGACGTGTGCGCGGTGCTCGGCCTCGGTGCCATGCTGGAGGGCAAGATCCAGCCGCTGGTCCTCGCCCCGCTGACAGGCTGA
- a CDS encoding MFS transporter, whose product MPGPRPGAPATERPQRPEQPAAPPPKRRILADLTPLRTSADYRRLWVGNTVSWIGQAMTALAVSLQVYDITGSSFSVGLVGLCSLVPLVVFGLYGGAIADTVDRRKLGLYSAAGLCGLSVVLAAAAFAGFHHVWFLYTVVALQATCGALNSPARTAMIPRLLPPEQLPAANALTSLTTTSGTTVGPMLGGLIVGLWGYQAAYAIDAVAFTAALYAMWRLPSMLPGDGGTDRAAGGGAAADGGKRRRASVADGLRFLATRPNLRMTFFTDMCAMVLAHPRALFPAIAVVWYGGDARTAGLLAAAPAVGALLGSVFSGWLGRVHHHGFAIALSVAAWGTAVAVFGLTRDLWLGVVFLALAGAADTISMVFRSTMLQAATPDEMRGRLQGVFIVVVAGGPRLGDFLAGTIGDLTSPRVAIVGGGAACVLAVGLLVLRWRAFLHYDARAPQA is encoded by the coding sequence ATACCCGGGCCGAGGCCCGGCGCACCCGCCACGGAGCGGCCTCAGCGGCCGGAACAGCCCGCGGCCCCGCCGCCCAAGCGCCGCATCCTCGCCGATCTGACCCCGCTGCGGACCTCCGCCGACTACCGGCGCCTGTGGGTGGGCAACACCGTCTCCTGGATCGGCCAGGCGATGACCGCCCTCGCGGTCTCCCTCCAGGTGTACGACATCACCGGCTCCAGCTTCTCGGTCGGCCTCGTCGGCCTCTGCTCGCTCGTCCCGCTCGTCGTCTTCGGCCTGTACGGGGGCGCGATCGCGGACACCGTGGACCGCCGCAAGCTCGGCCTGTACTCGGCCGCGGGCCTGTGCGGCCTGTCGGTGGTCCTCGCGGCGGCGGCGTTCGCGGGCTTCCACCACGTGTGGTTCCTGTACACCGTGGTCGCGCTCCAGGCGACGTGCGGCGCCCTCAACTCGCCCGCCCGCACCGCGATGATCCCCCGGCTGCTCCCGCCCGAGCAGCTGCCCGCCGCCAACGCCCTCACCTCCCTCACCACCACGTCCGGCACGACCGTCGGCCCCATGCTGGGCGGCCTCATCGTCGGCCTGTGGGGCTACCAGGCGGCGTACGCCATCGACGCCGTCGCCTTCACGGCCGCGCTGTACGCGATGTGGCGGCTGCCGTCGATGCTCCCCGGCGACGGCGGCACCGACCGTGCCGCGGGCGGCGGCGCGGCGGCGGACGGCGGCAAGCGGCGCCGGGCCTCCGTCGCCGACGGCCTGCGGTTCCTCGCCACCCGCCCCAATCTGCGCATGACGTTCTTCACCGACATGTGCGCGATGGTGCTCGCCCACCCCCGCGCGCTGTTCCCCGCCATCGCCGTCGTCTGGTACGGCGGCGACGCCAGGACGGCGGGCCTGCTCGCGGCGGCGCCCGCCGTGGGCGCGCTGCTCGGCAGCGTGTTCTCCGGCTGGCTCGGCCGCGTCCACCACCACGGGTTCGCGATCGCGCTCTCGGTGGCGGCCTGGGGCACGGCCGTCGCCGTCTTCGGCCTCACCCGCGACCTCTGGCTCGGGGTCGTCTTCCTCGCCCTCGCGGGCGCCGCCGACACCATCTCCATGGTGTTCCGCAGCACCATGCTCCAGGCGGCCACGCCCGACGAGATGAGGGGGCGGCTGCAGGGCGTGTTCATCGTGGTGGTGGCGGGCGGCCCCCGCCTCGGCGACTTCCTGGCGGGCACGATCGGCGACCTGACGTCGCCCCGGGTGGCGATCGTCGGCGGCGGCGCGGCGTGCGTCCTCGCGGTAGGCCTCCTGGTCCTGCGCTGGCGCGCCTTCCTCCACTACGACGCCCGCGCCCCGCAGGCCTGA
- a CDS encoding S8 family serine peptidase — protein MTPRPRQARRPRYARRRLLPAGLALTLLPVGLTATAAPGPETRTSQQAAHTRQSTATVTLVTGDKVTVTRLGGGKQTVAVDRPRGANGTVRTSVVDGRVTVVPDEALPYLRAGVLDERLFDVTELLRQGAGVRRDAKGERGGRDALPLIVTYKNARAAREAPRGTREVRPLPSIRGAAVEAAPGTAFWRSVTGSAAKAPRGLGGGLAKVWLDGRVEADMEASNAQIGTPEAWQAGLTGKGVKVAVLDTGVDATHPDLKGRVGATKSFVPGQEVADRGGHGTHVTSTVGGSGAAFDGKEKGVAPGAELAVGKVLSDEGFGSESGIVAGMEWAAKDVDAKIVSMSLGSSEPSDGTDPMAAAVNALTEETGALFVVAAGNTGAPSSIGSPAAADSALTVGAVDSADEAAYFTSQGPRHGDRALKPDLSAPGVDILAARSRLTPGQGDYTAMSGTSMATPHVTGVAALLAERHPDWTAQQLKDALMSTSHELDASAYTLGAGRVDVPSAIGAKVTATGAADLGFHAWPYDDNKPVRRTVTYANTSDAPVELSLAAEGAAEGVVTLADKKLTVPAHGTAATTVTGDGAHAPVGNTSGRIVATAGGKRVAHTAFGLVKEEERYTLTLRVKDRDGAPTGADVVVHPLAEGEDPYPAAVGDSGELKLRLKPGAYSLSSFLDVRGAHGADSLGLGFLAAPEVALDRDRTITLDARKLREVTAQVPRRSETRQLLMEVSRTANGSTYQGAAQVPVKYDSVFAAPTSKVRRGTFEYRTVWRLGKPVLDVEGVGAAVAQPGGTVTEGRARLKLVDAGDGTPDAYAGKDVRGKAVVVRRTGAAGQPTPAALAQAAQAAGAKALFVTDGVPGRLNAWFGTDDNADRPLTIATVGAADGARLLAAAREGRTVAVTGTPYTPYVYDLEDGFTGAVPDRPLTYAPGKRELAVVQAEFHAPARKATPGGEFRYSLTDTFPVGIGFLEKIAYPAERTDYVASGRGRLWHETAHAGPTALEQRGGLVGYRGGERTGLDWFKPVWHPWLGTGLGWGQERTGDDLAFNVPGWGDSGPDHTGFGDVWNDDSMTQVTAVYADGELVDRKQSSGVYVWDAAPEERTYKVVTDTTLSADRWRLATKGHSEWTVRSARTPADRKTVLPVLNLGFDVDTDLYGDVRAGRTVPVGLTASYVRGATAPGTIRSARLEVSYDDGASWTAVPLRREGSSWNGELRVPRGASGVSLRGSAADDRGGSVSQEVLRAVGIR, from the coding sequence TTGACACCGAGACCCCGGCAAGCCCGTCGCCCCCGATACGCCCGCCGCAGACTCCTGCCCGCCGGGCTCGCCCTCACCCTGCTGCCCGTGGGGCTCACCGCGACGGCCGCGCCAGGACCCGAGACCCGTACGTCCCAACAGGCCGCGCACACACGGCAGTCCACCGCCACCGTCACCCTCGTCACCGGCGACAAGGTGACCGTCACCCGGCTCGGCGGCGGCAAGCAGACCGTCGCCGTGGACCGCCCGCGCGGCGCGAACGGCACCGTGCGCACGAGCGTCGTCGACGGCCGCGTCACCGTCGTACCGGACGAGGCCCTCCCGTACCTGCGCGCCGGCGTCCTGGACGAGCGCCTCTTCGACGTGACGGAGCTGCTGCGCCAAGGCGCCGGTGTCCGCCGCGACGCGAAGGGCGAGCGGGGCGGGCGCGACGCCCTCCCGCTCATCGTCACGTACAAGAACGCCCGCGCGGCCCGCGAGGCGCCCCGCGGCACCCGTGAGGTCCGCCCGCTGCCCAGCATCCGGGGCGCGGCCGTCGAGGCGGCCCCGGGCACGGCCTTCTGGCGGAGCGTCACCGGCAGTGCCGCGAAGGCCCCGCGCGGCCTCGGCGGCGGCCTCGCGAAGGTGTGGCTCGACGGCCGCGTCGAGGCGGACATGGAGGCCAGCAACGCCCAGATCGGCACGCCCGAGGCCTGGCAGGCCGGACTGACCGGCAAGGGCGTGAAGGTCGCCGTCCTCGACACCGGCGTCGACGCCACGCACCCCGACCTCAAGGGCCGCGTGGGCGCGACGAAGAGCTTCGTCCCGGGCCAGGAGGTCGCCGACCGCGGCGGCCACGGCACCCACGTCACCTCCACGGTCGGCGGCAGCGGCGCCGCGTTCGACGGCAAGGAGAAGGGTGTCGCGCCCGGCGCGGAACTCGCCGTCGGCAAGGTGCTCAGCGACGAGGGCTTCGGCAGCGAGTCGGGGATCGTCGCCGGGATGGAGTGGGCCGCCAAGGACGTGGACGCCAAGATCGTGTCCATGAGCCTCGGTTCGAGCGAGCCGAGCGACGGCACCGACCCGATGGCCGCCGCCGTCAACGCGCTCACCGAGGAGACCGGCGCCCTCTTCGTGGTCGCCGCGGGCAACACCGGCGCGCCCTCCTCGATCGGCTCGCCCGCCGCCGCCGACTCCGCGCTCACCGTCGGCGCCGTCGACTCCGCCGACGAGGCCGCGTACTTCACCAGCCAGGGCCCCCGGCACGGCGACCGCGCCCTCAAGCCGGACCTGTCCGCGCCGGGCGTGGACATCCTCGCCGCCCGCTCCCGACTGACCCCCGGGCAGGGCGACTACACCGCCATGAGCGGTACGTCGATGGCGACCCCGCACGTCACGGGCGTCGCCGCGCTGCTCGCCGAGCGCCACCCCGACTGGACCGCGCAGCAGCTCAAGGACGCCCTGATGTCCACGTCGCACGAGCTCGACGCGTCCGCGTACACGCTCGGCGCGGGCCGTGTGGACGTGCCGTCCGCGATCGGCGCGAAGGTGACCGCGACCGGCGCCGCCGACCTCGGCTTCCACGCATGGCCGTACGACGACAACAAGCCGGTGCGCAGGACGGTGACGTACGCCAACACCTCCGACGCACCCGTGGAGTTGAGCCTCGCCGCGGAGGGAGCCGCCGAGGGCGTCGTCACGCTCGCCGACAAGAAGCTCACCGTGCCCGCGCACGGCACCGCCGCCACCACCGTCACCGGCGACGGCGCGCACGCGCCCGTCGGCAACACCAGCGGCCGGATCGTCGCGACCGCCGGCGGCAAGCGCGTCGCGCACACCGCGTTCGGCCTGGTCAAGGAGGAGGAGCGGTACACGCTCACGCTGCGGGTCAAGGACCGCGACGGCGCCCCCACCGGCGCCGACGTCGTGGTGCACCCGCTGGCCGAGGGCGAGGACCCCTACCCGGCGGCGGTCGGGGACTCCGGCGAGCTGAAGCTGCGGCTCAAGCCCGGCGCGTACTCCCTGTCCTCCTTCCTCGACGTGCGCGGCGCCCACGGCGCCGACTCGCTCGGCCTCGGCTTCCTCGCCGCGCCCGAGGTCGCCCTCGACCGGGACCGGACCATCACCCTCGACGCGCGGAAGCTGCGGGAGGTCACCGCGCAGGTCCCGCGCCGCAGCGAGACCCGGCAACTGCTCATGGAGGTCAGCCGCACCGCGAACGGCTCGACCTACCAGGGCGCCGCGCAGGTGCCCGTCAAGTACGACAGCGTCTTCGCGGCCCCGACCTCCAAGGTCCGCCGGGGCACCTTCGAGTACCGCACCGTCTGGCGCCTCGGCAAACCCGTCCTCGACGTCGAGGGCGTCGGCGCGGCCGTCGCCCAGCCCGGTGGCACGGTCACCGAGGGCCGCGCCCGGCTGAAGCTCGTGGACGCCGGGGACGGCACCCCGGACGCGTACGCGGGCAAGGACGTGCGCGGCAAGGCCGTCGTCGTGCGCCGCACCGGCGCGGCAGGGCAGCCCACGCCCGCCGCGCTCGCGCAGGCCGCGCAGGCCGCGGGCGCGAAGGCGCTGTTCGTCACCGACGGCGTGCCCGGCCGCCTCAACGCCTGGTTCGGCACGGACGACAACGCGGACCGGCCCCTGACGATCGCCACGGTCGGCGCCGCCGACGGGGCGCGGCTGCTCGCCGCCGCGCGCGAGGGCCGCACGGTGGCCGTGACCGGCACCCCCTACACGCCCTACGTCTACGACCTGGAGGACGGCTTCACCGGCGCGGTCCCCGACCGCCCGCTGACCTACGCGCCGGGCAAGCGCGAACTCGCCGTCGTGCAGGCCGAGTTCCACGCGCCCGCGCGCAAGGCCACACCCGGCGGGGAGTTCCGCTACTCCCTCACCGACACCTTCCCCGTCGGCATCGGCTTCCTGGAGAAGATCGCGTACCCCGCCGAGCGCACCGACTACGTCGCCTCCGGCAGGGGCCGCCTGTGGCACGAGACCGCGCACGCCGGGCCCACCGCCCTGGAGCAGCGCGGCGGGCTCGTCGGCTACCGGGGCGGCGAGCGCACCGGGCTCGACTGGTTCAAGCCCGTCTGGCACCCCTGGCTCGGCACCGGCCTCGGCTGGGGCCAGGAGCGCACCGGCGACGACCTGGCCTTCAACGTGCCCGGCTGGGGCGACTCCGGGCCCGACCACACCGGCTTCGGCGACGTCTGGAACGACGACTCCATGACGCAGGTCACCGCCGTCTACGCCGACGGCGAGCTGGTCGACCGGAAGCAGAGCTCCGGCGTGTACGTCTGGGACGCCGCGCCCGAGGAGCGCACGTACAAGGTCGTGACCGACACCACGCTCTCCGCCGACCGCTGGCGGCTCGCCACCAAGGGCCACTCCGAGTGGACCGTCCGCTCGGCCCGCACCCCCGCCGACCGCAAGACCGTCCTGCCCGTGCTCAACCTCGGCTTCGACGTCGACACCGACCTGTACGGGGACGTGCGGGCCGGGCGCACCGTGCCGGTGGGCCTGACGGCCTCGTACGTCCGGGGCGCGACCGCCCCGGGGACGATCCGCTCCGCGCGCCTCGAAGTGTCGTACGACGACGGCGCGTCGTGGACGGCTGTCCCGCTGCGGCGCGAGGGTTCCTCGTGGAACGGGGAGCTGCGGGTGCCGCGGGGCGCCTCCGGGGTGTCCCTGCGGGGGTCCGCGGCGGACGACCGGGGCGGGTCGGTCTCCCAGGAGGTCCTGAGGGCGGTGGGCATCCGCTAA
- a CDS encoding GAF domain-containing protein produces MTEDVVSGAPLPLPLLLDAVLGVGTELSLRPTLQHIVDSAAALTGARHVALRVSAAAGGRPECFTAGAEPSAAGDGDAALSMPIHVQDEEFGRLHLTHLPGGVFTDEDRGMLRVLASQAGIAIGNARLYETARQRERWIEGAAAVTTALLTGEAAPDALMTVAQQARLLAGAAAGVVLQPTDEGGMRIVAAATSGDAGPGYRRHPAAAAQNDLMGTTIEPGSAVLEQLLGGQPVFIEDSATDPRMTTRVRSRFGPSMMLPLQAGGRLIGTLALPRRRGDLPYTAVERLLATQFASQAALALVLADAQQSRQRLAVFEDRDRIARDLHDLVVQRLFATGMMLESTRRRAASGPEQSALDQAVDELESTIQEVRTAIFALQQPPADAPTTFRGKVLKETAGAGAVLGVQPSVHFTGAVDARVTEPAAGRLLAALRRALAAASRRPGVARVEVTVEAGFLPDGRAGVRLVVFDDGETDASGEGTTVTWQAPL; encoded by the coding sequence ATGACCGAGGACGTCGTCAGCGGAGCACCGCTGCCCCTGCCGCTGCTCCTGGACGCGGTCCTCGGCGTCGGCACGGAGCTGTCCCTGCGGCCCACGCTCCAGCACATCGTGGACAGCGCCGCCGCGCTGACCGGGGCCCGGCACGTCGCCCTGCGGGTCTCGGCGGCGGCGGGCGGGCGGCCGGAGTGCTTCACGGCGGGCGCGGAGCCCTCGGCCGCGGGCGACGGGGACGCCGCCCTGAGCATGCCCATCCACGTCCAGGACGAGGAGTTCGGCCGGCTCCACCTCACGCACCTGCCGGGCGGCGTCTTCACGGACGAGGACCGGGGCATGCTGCGGGTCCTCGCGAGCCAGGCGGGCATCGCGATCGGCAACGCGCGCCTTTACGAGACCGCCCGCCAGCGCGAGCGCTGGATCGAGGGCGCGGCGGCCGTCACCACGGCCCTCCTCACCGGGGAGGCCGCGCCCGACGCCCTGATGACGGTGGCTCAGCAGGCCCGGCTCCTGGCGGGCGCGGCGGCGGGCGTCGTCCTCCAGCCGACGGACGAGGGCGGCATGCGGATCGTCGCGGCGGCGACCTCCGGCGACGCCGGGCCGGGCTACCGGCGCCACCCCGCAGCGGCCGCGCAGAACGACCTCATGGGGACCACCATCGAGCCCGGCAGCGCGGTCCTCGAACAACTCCTCGGCGGGCAGCCGGTGTTCATCGAGGACTCCGCGACCGACCCGCGGATGACGACCCGGGTGCGGTCCCGGTTCGGGCCGAGCATGATGCTGCCGCTGCAGGCGGGCGGCCGTCTCATCGGTACGCTCGCGCTGCCGCGCCGCCGCGGCGACCTCCCGTACACGGCGGTGGAGCGGCTGCTCGCCACCCAGTTCGCCTCGCAGGCCGCGCTCGCCCTCGTGCTCGCCGACGCGCAGCAGTCCCGGCAGCGGCTCGCCGTGTTCGAGGACCGCGACCGCATCGCCCGCGACCTGCACGACCTCGTCGTCCAACGGCTCTTCGCGACCGGCATGATGCTGGAGTCGACGCGCCGCAGGGCCGCCTCGGGGCCCGAGCAGTCGGCGCTCGACCAGGCCGTGGACGAGCTGGAGTCCACCATCCAGGAAGTGCGGACGGCGATCTTCGCCCTTCAGCAGCCGCCCGCCGACGCGCCGACCACGTTCCGGGGCAAGGTGCTCAAGGAGACGGCCGGGGCGGGCGCGGTGCTCGGGGTGCAGCCGTCGGTGCACTTCACCGGGGCGGTGGACGCGCGGGTCACGGAGCCCGCGGCGGGGCGGCTCCTCGCCGCGCTGCGCCGGGCGCTCGCCGCGGCGTCGCGGCGGCCCGGGGTGGCGCGGGTGGAGGTGACGGTGGAGGCGGGGTTCCTGCCGGACGGGCGGGCGGGGGTGCGGCTCGTCGTCTTCGACGACGGGGAGACGGACGCCTCCGGCGAGGGCACCACGGTCACCTGGCAGGCCCCGCTGTAG
- a CDS encoding CU044_2847 family protein has protein sequence MDGGLVEYTTDSGARVVVALDPDDLDGVRLVSRGDGPARAARTFEATLDSARAAAESALRVFRDGTLRPDTVEIEFGVRMTAEAGAVLVKGSAEGHLLVRLSWSPEKDRPHAGDSADTS, from the coding sequence ATGGACGGCGGTCTGGTCGAGTACACGACGGACAGCGGCGCGCGCGTGGTCGTGGCCCTCGACCCCGACGACCTGGACGGCGTCCGGCTCGTCTCGCGCGGCGACGGGCCCGCCCGGGCCGCCCGCACCTTCGAGGCCACCCTGGACAGCGCGCGTGCGGCCGCCGAGTCGGCGCTCCGGGTGTTCCGCGACGGCACGCTGAGGCCGGACACGGTGGAGATCGAGTTCGGGGTGCGGATGACGGCCGAGGCCGGGGCCGTGCTCGTGAAGGGCTCCGCCGAGGGGCACTTGCTGGTCCGGCTCTCCTGGTCACCGGAGAAGGACCGCCCGCACGCGGGGGACTCCGCCGACACCTCATGA
- a CDS encoding ABC transporter substrate-binding protein: MRLRHPARLGTAALVLSLTAVGCASGGSGSSDGEAAAARKTTVTSCGKKLGFDGPPKRAVALDQSSTEVLLALGLQDRMAGTSNLKTKIAPEYRAAYDGVKVLSPKILTSEQLRAAAPDLAVGGFADYFTKDRVGTREELAELGLPSFVSAVDCPKRNTVDGRARTPFELLFKDYADLGKAFGVEKRAEKLVKEQRATLAGAAKTKKRVKGEPSVVWLYSVYGDTPYVAGRSAMPSEMSRVVGARNAFDDVDEDWPQVSWEEVAKRKPDFIVLGDLSERGKPGDSAEDKLKAVRANPVMAKLPAVRKKRFIEIPGTEMDPSVRTVSALPRLVTGMEDLGYVR; this comes from the coding sequence ATGCGTCTGCGTCACCCCGCCCGCCTCGGCACGGCCGCCCTGGTCCTGTCCCTCACGGCCGTCGGCTGCGCGTCCGGCGGCAGCGGCTCGTCGGACGGCGAGGCGGCCGCGGCCCGGAAGACGACCGTCACGAGCTGCGGGAAGAAGCTGGGCTTCGACGGTCCGCCGAAGCGCGCCGTCGCCCTCGACCAGTCCTCCACCGAGGTGCTGCTCGCGCTCGGGCTCCAGGACCGCATGGCCGGCACGTCCAACCTCAAGACGAAGATCGCGCCGGAGTACCGGGCCGCGTACGACGGCGTGAAGGTGCTCAGCCCCAAGATCCTCACGAGTGAGCAGCTGCGCGCCGCGGCCCCCGACCTCGCCGTCGGCGGCTTCGCGGACTACTTCACCAAGGACCGCGTCGGCACCCGCGAGGAGCTGGCGGAGCTCGGGCTCCCGTCGTTCGTGAGCGCCGTGGACTGCCCGAAGCGGAACACCGTGGACGGCAGGGCCCGGACGCCCTTCGAGCTGCTCTTCAAGGACTACGCCGACCTCGGGAAGGCCTTCGGCGTCGAGAAGCGCGCGGAGAAGCTCGTCAAGGAGCAGCGCGCCACGCTCGCCGGGGCCGCGAAGACCAAGAAGCGGGTCAAGGGCGAGCCCAGCGTGGTGTGGCTGTACTCGGTGTACGGCGACACGCCGTATGTGGCGGGCAGGTCGGCGATGCCCAGCGAGATGAGCCGCGTCGTCGGCGCGCGGAACGCCTTCGACGACGTGGACGAGGACTGGCCGCAGGTCAGCTGGGAGGAAGTCGCCAAGCGCAAGCCGGACTTCATCGTGCTCGGCGATCTGTCGGAGCGCGGCAAGCCGGGCGACAGCGCCGAGGACAAGCTGAAGGCGGTCCGCGCCAACCCGGTGATGGCGAAGCTGCCCGCCGTGCGGAAGAAGCGCTTCATCGAGATCCCCGGCACGGAGATGGACCCCTCGGTCCGCACCGTCAGCGCCCTGCCGCGGCTCGTGACGGGGATGGAGGACCTCGGGTATGTCCGCTAG